In one window of Tubulanus polymorphus chromosome 3, tnTubPoly1.2, whole genome shotgun sequence DNA:
- the LOC141902229 gene encoding protein RD3-like: MAVSKWVKSVWNTSSSETGYRTGNKPEPLMVAESLLTELDFQIRDLEKLSAEREQETRRRQTGVDYSWLMTRCPAKSYQVPQLERLGLEELCYKVKPCECGPIIEEFRRCLESPRNPTEMPHLLRTVIHKQLDQRPKPETLLGNWVKRTTSLTNLRSRKRTKISPVYDDDDEIDELEMQTSESDSSSSFNKSLPIFTVQHEIQSDV, encoded by the exons ATGGCCGTGTCAAAGTGGGTAAAAAGTGTGTGGAATACGTCATCATCAGAAACCGGTTACAGAACGGGAAACAAACCGGAACCGTTAATGGTCGCCGAATCACTGCtaactgaattagactttCAAATCAG GGATTTGGAAAAATTATCCGCAGAACGGGAGCAAGAAACTCGGCGCAGACAAACCGGGGTCGACTACTCGTGGCTGATGACTCGGTGCCCGGCGAAATCTTACCAGGTTCCGCAACTGGAGAGGTTGGGCCTAGAGGAGCTGTGTTACAAGGTAAAACCGTGCGAATGCGGGCCGATCATCGAAGAGTTCCGTAGGTGTTTAGAATCGCCGCGCAACCCGACGGAAATGCCTCACCTGTTGCGCACCGTTATACACAAACAGTTAGACCAGCGCCCGAAACCGGAGACGCTGCTCGGAAACTGGGTGAAACGGACGACCAGTTTAACGAATTTGAGATCGAGGAAACGCACGAAGATCTCGCCGGtttacgacgacgacgacgaaatcGACGAACTCGAAATGCAGACCAGCGAGTCGGATAGTTCTTCGTCGTTCAATAAAAGTCTTCCGATATTCACAGTGCAACACGAAATACAATCAGACGTTTAG
- the LOC141901746 gene encoding sorting nexin-32-like — protein sequence MSDTENTAPSELKKPDEKDDVKDNGNVVASNPSPFSSSPIVEPFEPAFTNVCVCDATKDGDVVKYSVTCNRTSGGGQKYDVIRQYEDFEWLSHCILTHNNTYGIIAPPLPPKPIVEPKTAERQSREQLGTTSRLVKADDYMKDCRNLEKYLKLVITHWAFGKDKTLDDFLTCTESLNTAKVKKGIFGRLTSSIDQARKFSRKDIDDYFQKERDWLATYSQYLHEASRNFNKNVYATLRLSIAYSHLATAMSLGASSYADENSAFINKLCAKLGEAYEDMKQGLEVDYINEDNTLGFQLDLYARYLDSEKEMQFKRLCLMTEYEDAIKACEKAKPQKRAAAEEAKQIAEKVYEQCSDRARSELKAFHQQRLFALQDGIVQYADAKIKTARDTYALLAKTLTAIKQL from the exons atgtCTGACACAGAAAACACGGCCCCCTCCGAATTAAAAAAACCG GATGAGAAGGATGACGTAAAGGATAACGGGAATGTCGTCGCGTCGAATCCGTCGCCGTTTTCCTCGTCGCCGATTGTTGAACCGTTCGAGCCGGCGTTCACGAACGTTTGCGTCTGCGACGCGACAAAAGATGGCGACGTCGTCAAATACAGCGTGACCTGTAACCGG acaAGTGGAGGTGGTCAGAAATACGACGTTATTCGACAATATGAAGATTTCGAATGGTTGAGTCACTGTATATTAACACACAACAATACGTATGGAATAATA GCGCCGCCTTTGCCTCCGAAACCGATCGTCGAACCTAAAACTGCTGAGCGTCAATCGCGCGAACAACTCGGTACGACGAGTCGTCTCGTTAAAGCCGACGACTACATGAAAGATTGTCGAAATTTAGAAAA atatttgaaGTTAGTCATAACGCATTGGGCATTTGGGAAAGATAAAACTTTAGACGACTTCCTCACTTGTACAGAG TCATTGAATACGGCTAAAGTTAAGAAGGGTATATTTGGTCGGTTGACTTCGTCAATTGATCAAGCGCGAAAATTCTCCCGTAAG gatatCGACGATTACTTCCAGAAAGAGCGTGATTGGTTAGCTACTTACTCGCAATACTTACACGAGGCCTCAAGAAACTTCAATAAAAATGTCTATGCAACGTTAA gattatcgatagcctatTCACACCTAGCGACTGCTATGAGTCTAGGAGCATCTTCTTATGCCGACGAGAATTCTGCGTTCATCAATAAGCTTTGCGCTAAACTCGGCGAGGCCTACGAAGACATGAAG CAAGGTTTAGAAGTCGACTATATCAACGAGGACAATACGCTCGGTTTTCAGTTGGACTTGTACGCGAGATATTTGGATTCGGAAAAG GAGATGCAATTCAAACGCTTGTGTTTAATGACCGAATATGAAGACGCGATAAAAGCTTGTGAAAAGGCAAAGCCACAAAAACGTGCCGCA gCTGAAGAAGCGAAACAGATTGCCGAGAAGGTTTACGAACAATGTTCAGACCGGGCAAGATCAGAG TTAAAGGCGTTTCATCAACAGCGCTTGTTCGCCTTACAGGACGGTATTGTGCAATACGCAGACGCAAAAATCAAGACCGCTAGAGACACCTATGCGTTACTGGCGAAAACGCTCACCGCAATCAAACAGTTGTGA
- the LOC141902505 gene encoding sulfotransferase 1C2-like: MSTNCIDTADGKQSSTLWQIPDQFEIVEHGFIGGHFAPPEILDKVRNCKVFDDDCFVASYPKTGTNLTKETVSLIYGNDEVARQKPLFERCPFIDCPDWFQLAEEIPRPRIMHSHMPFDMFPKEAIERKAKIIYVMRNPKDTLVSYYHFYKSCKGFGNFPGSWDDFFQLFLHKKIFCGDFYDHVLGWWNQRHRDNILFLKYEDMVTDQKSNILKICAFLGKTLSVDKIDNIIEQTSFESMRDNPMTNHSHSPYQDNSIFPFIRKGKIGDWKNYFTDEQCGIIDKIHEDRLAGTGLSFQFE, translated from the exons ATGTCAACTAACTGTATCGATACCGCGGATGGAAAGCAGTCCTCGACTCTGTGGCAGATTCCTGACCAATTCGAGATCGTCGAACACGGATTTATCGGTGGGCATTTCGCGCCTCCTGAAATTCTCGACAAAGTTCGCAATTGCAAAGTTTTCGATGACGATTGTTTTGTGGCCAGCTATCCGAAAACTG GGACCAATTTAACGAAAGAAACAGTGTCTTTGATTTATGGAAACGATGAAGTCGCCAGACAAAAACCACTCTTCGAAAGATGCCCTTTCATCGACTGCCCCGATTGGTTTCAATTAGCCGAGGAAATACCTAGACCCCGCATTATGCACAGCCATATGCCGTTTGACATGTTCCCGAAAGAGGCGATCGAGAGAAAGGCTAAGATTATCTACGTCATGAGAAATCCGAAAGATACTTTAGTTTCGTATTATCACTTTTACAAGTCGTGTAAAGGCTTTGGTAATTTTCCAG gttCGTGGGATGATTTCTTCCAACTTTTCTTGCATAAGAAAATATTCTGCGGAGATTTCTACGACCACGTTCTGGGTTGGTGGAACCAGCGACATCGCGATAACATTCTATTCCTGAAATACGAGGATATGGTCACCGACCAGAAATCAAACATCCTGAAAATCTGCGCCTTCCTCGGTAAAACTCTGTCTGTCgataaaatcgataatatcATTGAACAGACGAGTTTCGAAAGTATGAGAGACAATCCGATGACTAATCACAGCCACTCACCGTATCAGGACAATAGTATCTTCCCTTTTATTCGAAAAGGCAAAATCGGAGACTGGAAAAACTATTTTACAGACGAGCAATGTGGAATCATCGACAAAATTCACGAGGATCGTTTGGCTGGAACTGGTCTCAGTTTTCAGTTCGAATGA